One stretch of Amycolatopsis sp. NBC_00345 DNA includes these proteins:
- a CDS encoding thioesterase II family protein, whose product MTGADPTGTARSLAVDPPPAPGRGPRVFCFHHAGGTASVFAGWQREVGSGVSVHPVQLPGRERRLHDEYPEDMAALVAGLDAELAPWLEAPHVFYGHSMGALVAFALTRRRHSRGAPLPEALVTGAFGDPAAPPPLEVVPSMSDDDLLDLLIGLGGMSDVVRRYPQWAGPALALIRADLALCTSFQAGPAVPMPVALHAFAGADDPLLDSSSVRAWGAHTAARFTADVVPGGHFFLADPVARARVLAAVTAPLTAAAGARAR is encoded by the coding sequence ATGACCGGAGCAGACCCGACCGGCACCGCGCGCTCGCTCGCCGTCGACCCGCCGCCCGCGCCGGGCCGCGGGCCCCGGGTGTTCTGCTTCCACCACGCCGGCGGCACCGCGTCGGTGTTCGCCGGCTGGCAGCGCGAGGTGGGCAGCGGGGTCTCCGTGCACCCGGTGCAGCTGCCCGGCCGGGAACGGCGGCTGCACGACGAATACCCCGAAGACATGGCGGCGCTGGTCGCCGGGCTGGACGCCGAGCTCGCGCCCTGGCTCGAGGCGCCCCACGTGTTCTACGGGCACAGCATGGGCGCGCTCGTCGCGTTCGCATTGACCCGCCGCCGCCATTCCCGGGGCGCGCCGCTGCCGGAGGCGCTGGTGACCGGCGCGTTCGGGGACCCCGCGGCGCCGCCGCCGCTGGAGGTCGTGCCGTCGATGTCCGACGACGACCTGCTCGATCTGCTGATCGGCCTGGGCGGGATGTCGGACGTGGTCCGCCGGTACCCGCAGTGGGCCGGTCCCGCGCTCGCGCTGATCCGCGCGGATCTGGCGCTGTGCACCAGCTTCCAGGCCGGGCCGGCCGTCCCGATGCCGGTCGCGCTGCACGCTTTCGCGGGCGCCGACGACCCCCTGCTGGACTCCTCCTCGGTCCGGGCCTGGGGCGCGCACACCGCCGCGCGATTCACCGCGGACGTGGTGCCCGGCGGGCACTTCTTCCTCGCCGACCCGGTGGCGCGCGCCCGCGTCCTCGCCGCCGTGACCGCGCCGCTCACCGCGGCGGCCGGGGCTCGCGCGCGCTGA
- a CDS encoding HAD-IIIC family phosphatase, translating into MDSTRDSTSAPGSAVDWLRRRLADGDLPGRYPELAPRLGTATPAELRQAGTLLQRLGPERVLAAHPGTPVVRVAVTGHSTLDAIRAPLTGELARHGLLLDATMTDFDSYLFALSDPGSELYQAEPDLALCVLDPWTVFDEVPVPWRVEDVEAAFKAKLAQLDGLARTFSAAGRGVLVYNTIPLPARFGDQLVDLRSRARLGAVWREANAALLRLTEDHPAVVVLDLDPVLADGVPLSDARMSVYAKAHLSAELLARYAHRVAHLARVLTGRTKKVLALDLDNTLWGGILGDDGIEGIEIGDGHRGEAFAAFQRVAKQLGEQGVLLAAVSKNDLEPVGRVLREHPGMVLREEDFVRVSADWQPKHLRLAELATDLGLGVDSVVFVDDSAYECGLVREKLPEVAVVGVDAEPARHVAALLADGWFDSRELTADDRHRPARYREELVRKDFLESFDSVRDYLAELGVRIRLAPPTAAELARVSQITLRTNQFNLTTERLQPDRVHELAADPGALLLAVHASDRFGDNGLVGAVLGHRAGGVLEIDNFLLSCRVFSRGIEQATLSTVLEHARATGAKEVRASYRRTAKNAKVAKFYPRNGFTVVAEDDTSATFRHDLADIAAVPAHIELTADFREPKQ; encoded by the coding sequence ATGGATTCGACGAGGGATTCGACGAGCGCGCCCGGATCGGCGGTGGACTGGCTGCGCCGGCGGCTGGCCGACGGCGACCTGCCCGGCCGTTACCCGGAGCTGGCCCCCCGGCTCGGCACCGCCACCCCCGCCGAGCTCCGGCAGGCCGGAACGCTGCTCCAGCGGCTCGGGCCCGAGCGCGTGCTCGCCGCGCACCCGGGCACGCCGGTGGTGCGGGTCGCGGTGACCGGGCACTCGACGCTGGACGCGATCCGTGCCCCGCTCACCGGGGAACTGGCCCGGCACGGCCTGCTGCTGGACGCCACCATGACCGACTTCGACAGTTACCTCTTCGCCCTGTCGGACCCCGGGAGTGAGCTCTACCAAGCCGAACCCGACCTCGCGCTGTGCGTGCTCGACCCGTGGACGGTGTTCGACGAGGTGCCCGTGCCGTGGCGGGTCGAGGACGTCGAAGCCGCGTTCAAAGCCAAGCTGGCCCAGCTGGACGGGCTCGCCCGCACCTTCTCCGCGGCCGGTCGCGGAGTGCTGGTGTACAACACCATCCCGCTGCCGGCCCGGTTCGGCGACCAGCTGGTCGACCTGCGCTCGCGGGCCCGGCTGGGCGCGGTGTGGCGGGAGGCGAACGCGGCGCTGCTGCGCCTGACCGAGGACCACCCGGCCGTCGTGGTGCTCGACCTGGACCCCGTGCTGGCGGACGGCGTGCCGCTGTCCGACGCGCGGATGAGCGTGTATGCCAAGGCGCATCTCTCGGCGGAGCTGCTGGCCCGGTACGCCCACCGGGTGGCGCACCTGGCGCGGGTGCTCACCGGCCGCACCAAGAAGGTGCTCGCGCTGGACCTGGACAACACGCTCTGGGGAGGAATCCTCGGTGACGACGGCATCGAGGGTATCGAGATCGGTGACGGGCATCGTGGCGAGGCGTTCGCCGCGTTTCAGCGGGTCGCCAAGCAGCTCGGCGAACAGGGGGTTCTGCTGGCCGCGGTGAGCAAGAACGACCTCGAACCGGTCGGCCGGGTACTGCGCGAACACCCGGGGATGGTGTTGCGCGAGGAGGATTTCGTGCGGGTCTCGGCCGACTGGCAGCCCAAGCACCTCCGCCTGGCCGAGCTCGCCACCGATCTCGGTCTGGGCGTCGACAGTGTGGTGTTCGTCGACGACAGCGCGTACGAATGCGGCCTGGTGCGCGAAAAACTGCCCGAGGTGGCGGTGGTCGGAGTGGACGCCGAGCCGGCCCGGCACGTCGCCGCGCTGCTGGCCGACGGCTGGTTCGACAGCCGGGAGCTGACCGCCGACGACCGGCACCGGCCGGCGCGGTACCGCGAAGAGCTGGTGCGCAAGGACTTCCTCGAATCGTTCGACTCGGTCCGCGACTACCTCGCCGAGCTCGGGGTGCGGATCCGGCTCGCCCCGCCGACCGCCGCCGAACTGGCCCGGGTCTCCCAGATCACCTTGCGCACCAACCAGTTCAACCTGACCACCGAACGGCTGCAGCCGGACCGGGTGCACGAGCTGGCCGCCGACCCCGGCGCGCTGCTGCTCGCCGTGCACGCCTCGGACCGGTTCGGCGACAACGGACTGGTCGGCGCGGTGCTCGGGCACCGCGCCGGCGGCGTTCTGGAGATCGACAACTTCCTGCTCAGCTGCCGGGTCTTCTCCCGCGGGATCGAGCAGGCGACGTTGAGCACCGTGCTGGAGCACGCCAGGGCGACCGGCGCGAAGGAGGTCCGCGCGTCCTACCGGCGGACGGCCAAGAACGCCAAGGTCGCGAAGTTCTACCCCCGGAACGGGTTCACCGTCGTCGCCGAGGACGACACCAGCGCCACCTTCCGGCACGACCTGGCCGACATCGCCGCCGTGCCGGCGCACATCGAGCTGACCGCCGACTTCAGGGAGCCGAAGCAGTGA
- a CDS encoding helix-turn-helix transcriptional regulator: MPEEDPADSPSSSGDKRVLLIDDAHYADQHTLDLLEGMVDEQADPRDGDVLVVLTHRPRQSPRQLRTLLALGVENEKVERIELPPFSLAQAADLVGLSSDDDWLDRLHRESAGVPLYLLALAYTYLARSTTEPDPFGAQIPRQVAALISGELATLGPAEATLLRAGAVLGDRFELEAATDVAGLAHDEALASVTELVRRDVLRETERQTVFAFRHQLLRQVVYVDLDVDARAQVHSAALEVLEEQGAGVVQRAVHLERLAHRRRPEDVVVLVAAARELMAGDPDAAARFLEAALRGRNQPARRAELILLLAKALAGTRPAEARDVLVPLLGDRAGTTAAVRAQAVALCATLDALSGRATEADGMIASELAELPDDPPAAVAELLLARGLIALTFGHSVGAADVDTAFRLARRHGSGPSLAVALVLRAYRGAVECTGSGAEGVADHTLYDPPAAALDRSADADPGALVLLGWSELLVSRPGPAERHLRRAASVVDSRGPRPLAPLVNICLSVLLQRRGMYAEGGEAAATAHRIALELDAAPLAEIAKALELQSDAHQDGGTAVGGISTLPMGRGWLGVNAATFLASAGELDSDLRRSVALIIHNGGGRDLPDLPAILRPRCYEVLTLEALMHNEPHAVAEDWADRAHEAAAALDLACQRAYALLARAHLTRAQGDPGAAAELYRRAGGLFGSAAMIGAQARAFSHAAECAREAGQVDYARSLLVLAKAMARQCGAGKVYLRLDAQLRDLDAPSPGQETGGETTLGALTDREREIAGIAGQGKRTKEIAAQLSLSPRTVDVHLGRIYRKLNIESRAELARIVAEAS; this comes from the coding sequence GTGCCTGAAGAAGACCCCGCCGACAGCCCGTCTTCGTCCGGGGACAAGCGGGTGCTGCTCATCGACGACGCGCACTACGCCGACCAGCACACCCTGGACCTGCTCGAGGGAATGGTCGACGAGCAGGCCGACCCGCGCGACGGCGACGTGCTCGTCGTGCTCACCCACCGGCCCCGGCAGAGCCCGCGCCAGCTGCGCACGCTGCTCGCCCTCGGGGTCGAAAACGAGAAGGTCGAACGGATCGAGCTGCCGCCGTTCAGCCTGGCCCAGGCCGCCGACCTGGTCGGGCTGAGCAGCGACGACGACTGGCTGGACCGGCTGCACCGGGAGAGCGCGGGGGTCCCGCTCTACCTGCTCGCGCTGGCCTACACCTACCTGGCCCGGTCCACCACCGAGCCCGATCCGTTCGGGGCGCAGATCCCGCGGCAGGTGGCCGCGCTGATCTCCGGCGAGCTGGCGACGCTCGGCCCCGCCGAGGCCACGCTGCTGCGCGCGGGCGCGGTGCTGGGCGACCGGTTCGAGCTCGAAGCCGCCACCGACGTGGCCGGGCTGGCCCACGACGAGGCGCTGGCTTCGGTCACCGAGCTGGTCCGCCGCGATGTGCTGCGCGAGACCGAACGACAGACCGTCTTCGCCTTCCGGCACCAGCTGCTGCGTCAGGTCGTGTACGTGGACCTCGACGTCGACGCGCGGGCGCAGGTGCACAGCGCCGCGCTCGAAGTGCTTGAGGAGCAAGGCGCCGGGGTGGTGCAGCGGGCGGTCCACCTGGAGCGGCTGGCGCACCGCCGCCGTCCGGAGGACGTGGTGGTCCTGGTCGCCGCCGCGCGCGAGCTCATGGCGGGCGACCCGGACGCGGCCGCGCGGTTCCTGGAAGCCGCGCTGCGCGGGCGGAACCAGCCCGCCCGGCGTGCCGAGCTGATTCTGTTGCTGGCCAAGGCACTCGCCGGTACGCGGCCGGCCGAAGCGCGGGACGTCCTGGTGCCGTTGCTCGGCGACCGCGCCGGGACCACGGCCGCCGTCCGGGCCCAGGCGGTCGCGTTGTGCGCCACGCTCGACGCGCTGTCCGGCCGGGCCACCGAGGCGGACGGGATGATCGCGTCCGAACTCGCCGAGCTGCCCGACGACCCGCCGGCCGCGGTCGCCGAGCTGCTGCTCGCCCGCGGCCTGATCGCGCTGACCTTCGGCCACAGCGTCGGGGCCGCCGACGTGGACACCGCGTTCCGGCTCGCCCGCCGGCACGGCAGCGGCCCGTCGCTCGCCGTGGCGCTGGTGCTGCGGGCGTATCGGGGCGCGGTCGAATGCACCGGCTCCGGCGCCGAGGGCGTCGCCGACCACACGCTGTACGACCCGCCCGCGGCCGCGCTCGACCGTTCGGCCGACGCCGACCCCGGCGCACTGGTCCTGCTCGGCTGGTCCGAGCTGCTGGTCAGCCGGCCGGGGCCGGCCGAACGGCACCTGCGGCGGGCGGCCTCGGTGGTCGACAGCCGCGGTCCGCGGCCGCTGGCGCCGCTGGTGAACATCTGCCTCAGCGTGTTGTTGCAGCGCCGCGGCATGTACGCCGAAGGCGGCGAGGCGGCGGCGACCGCGCACCGGATCGCGCTGGAGCTGGACGCCGCGCCGCTGGCGGAGATCGCCAAGGCGCTGGAGCTGCAGTCCGACGCCCACCAGGACGGCGGCACCGCCGTCGGGGGGATCTCCACGCTGCCGATGGGCCGCGGCTGGCTGGGCGTCAACGCGGCGACTTTCCTGGCCTCGGCCGGGGAACTGGACAGCGACCTGCGCCGCTCGGTCGCCCTGATCATCCACAACGGCGGCGGCCGGGACCTGCCGGACCTGCCCGCGATCCTGCGGCCGCGCTGCTATGAGGTGCTGACCCTGGAAGCGCTCATGCACAACGAGCCGCACGCGGTCGCCGAGGACTGGGCCGACCGCGCCCACGAGGCCGCCGCGGCGCTCGACCTGGCGTGCCAGCGGGCGTACGCGCTGCTCGCCCGCGCCCACCTGACCCGGGCGCAGGGCGACCCCGGTGCCGCGGCGGAGCTCTACCGCCGGGCCGGTGGCCTGTTCGGGTCCGCGGCGATGATCGGCGCGCAGGCCCGGGCGTTCAGCCACGCCGCCGAGTGCGCCCGCGAGGCGGGCCAGGTCGACTACGCGCGTTCGCTGCTGGTGCTGGCCAAGGCGATGGCCCGCCAGTGCGGGGCGGGCAAGGTGTACCTGCGGCTGGACGCGCAGCTGCGGGACCTCGACGCGCCGTCGCCCGGCCAGGAGACCGGCGGGGAGACCACGCTGGGCGCGCTCACCGACCGGGAGCGGGAGATCGCCGGGATCGCCGGGCAGGGCAAGCGCACCAAGGAGATCGCCGCGCAGCTGTCGCTGAGCCCGCGCACGGTCGACGTCCACCTCGGGCGCATCTACCGCAAGCTCAACATCGAATCCAGGGCCGAGCTCGCCCGGATCGTGGCCGAAGCGTCCTGA
- a CDS encoding AfsR/SARP family transcriptional regulator, producing MRFELLGPLRVVEVNNGVPTALTVLPRKVANLLAVLLVRANQVVSADQLIAELWGEHPPRRAMATLHVYVSQLRRYLAVGGLNPITTQGRSYCLAVGPGDCDIDEFRTLTRAGRTHLQAGRYGEASAALSQARALWRGPALAEAGTGPILTGFTVWLEELRQEGQEMLIEAGLAMGCERELVSSLYAMIAENPLHEVYYRQLMTALYRCDRRAEALTVYRKARARITDDLGLEPGRPLQLLHQEILGADIDLRARPIAV from the coding sequence ATGCGATTCGAGCTCCTGGGTCCTCTTCGGGTGGTCGAGGTGAACAACGGCGTTCCCACTGCATTGACCGTGCTGCCGAGGAAGGTCGCGAATCTGCTCGCGGTGCTGCTCGTGCGCGCCAACCAGGTGGTCTCCGCGGACCAGCTGATCGCGGAGCTGTGGGGGGAACACCCGCCCCGGCGCGCGATGGCCACACTGCACGTCTACGTGTCCCAGCTGCGTCGGTACCTGGCGGTCGGCGGGCTCAATCCGATCACCACCCAGGGGCGCAGCTACTGCCTCGCCGTCGGTCCCGGCGACTGCGACATCGACGAGTTCCGCACGCTGACCCGGGCCGGCCGCACGCACCTGCAGGCGGGCCGGTACGGCGAGGCCTCCGCCGCGTTGAGCCAGGCCCGCGCGCTGTGGCGCGGCCCGGCGCTCGCCGAGGCGGGCACCGGCCCGATCCTCACCGGTTTCACCGTGTGGCTGGAGGAACTGCGCCAAGAGGGCCAGGAGATGCTGATCGAGGCCGGGCTGGCGATGGGCTGCGAACGAGAGCTGGTCAGCTCGCTGTACGCGATGATCGCGGAGAACCCGCTGCACGAGGTCTACTACCGGCAGCTGATGACCGCGCTGTACCGCTGTGACCGGCGGGCCGAGGCGCTGACCGTCTACCGCAAGGCCCGCGCCCGGATCACCGACGACCTCGGGCTCGAGCCCGGCCGTCCGCTCCAGCTGCTGCACCAGGAGATCCTGGGCGCGGACATCGATCTGCGCGCCCGGCCCATCGCGGTCTGA
- a CDS encoding 3-oxoacyl-ACP synthase III family protein — MAATESPPLAHIVSTGSALPGDPIDNATLGERLGMDRLWEQWVATFVGTLGRHLSFDLDTGKPLGTLADLGEQAGRAALESGGIAPGEIDAVVLGTATPDMLMPATVNIVADRLGIDGVPTYQLQSGCTGAVQALSLGAKLAADPDTRRVLVLAGDSCTKHFDLEMDFRALPPTQLINCVLFGDGAGAVVLSGEPEPDSIAIRRILTRLVGGGRAPGHELDWFGPADRADSRPAVAEDFKAVEESVPALAVEIVTELLDDVDWAAGEVDFLLPPQLSGRMTERIVAGLGLPGAEEVSCVDEVGNCGNALPLLQLDRLRDRIAPGDRALAVAVESSKWLKGGLALEAV, encoded by the coding sequence ATGGCCGCCACCGAAAGCCCGCCGCTGGCCCACATCGTCTCCACCGGGTCGGCCCTGCCCGGCGACCCCATCGACAACGCGACGCTGGGCGAACGGCTCGGCATGGACCGGCTGTGGGAGCAGTGGGTCGCCACGTTCGTCGGCACCCTGGGCCGGCACCTGTCGTTCGACCTCGACACCGGGAAGCCGCTGGGCACCCTGGCCGATCTGGGCGAGCAGGCCGGGCGGGCCGCGCTCGAATCCGGCGGCATCGCCCCGGGCGAGATCGACGCGGTGGTGCTCGGCACCGCCACGCCGGACATGCTGATGCCCGCCACCGTGAACATCGTCGCGGACCGGCTGGGCATCGACGGCGTGCCGACCTACCAGCTGCAGTCCGGCTGCACCGGCGCCGTCCAGGCCCTTTCGCTCGGAGCCAAGCTGGCCGCCGACCCGGACACCCGGCGGGTGCTCGTGCTGGCCGGGGACAGCTGCACCAAGCACTTCGACCTGGAAATGGACTTCCGCGCGCTGCCGCCGACCCAGCTGATCAACTGCGTGCTGTTCGGTGACGGCGCGGGCGCGGTGGTGCTGTCCGGCGAGCCCGAGCCGGACTCGATCGCGATCCGCCGGATCCTCACCCGGCTGGTCGGCGGCGGCCGTGCGCCGGGTCACGAGCTGGACTGGTTCGGCCCGGCCGACCGGGCCGACTCGCGGCCGGCCGTGGCCGAGGACTTCAAGGCGGTCGAGGAGTCGGTGCCCGCGCTGGCGGTGGAGATCGTGACCGAGCTGCTCGACGACGTGGACTGGGCGGCCGGCGAGGTCGACTTCCTGCTGCCGCCGCAGTTGTCCGGCCGGATGACCGAGCGCATCGTCGCCGGCCTCGGCCTGCCCGGGGCGGAGGAGGTGTCCTGCGTCGACGAGGTCGGCAACTGCGGCAACGCGCTGCCCTTGCTGCAGCTGGACCGGCTGCGGGACCGGATCGCGCCCGGCGACCGCGCGCTCGCCGTGGCGGTCGAATCCAGCAAGTGGCTCAAGGGCGGCCTGGCTTTGGAGGCGGTGTGA
- a CDS encoding 2-oxo acid dehydrogenase subunit E2: MNNPEITPVAAQRRHTLFFLREFRSISPVFLDTEVDARALLAHRASAAGAGRRYSIASYLLQVGGRVLAAHPEANAAMTGGLWPKVARFPSVAGKLALDRRVGGKRVVLAAVLPGLENATLDTIQDQVDHYRDGDPDTMPEFAGARKLHSLPALIGRVAYRKVVRPLAGRARVLGTFSVTSLGHRPVDGFHSVGGTTITLGVGRIAERAVVVDGEIAVVPTFRLSLAFDHRVIDGAEAADVLADLVEGLAHYGNDQPVPAIGRVTEETAAR; this comes from the coding sequence GTGAACAACCCCGAGATCACCCCGGTCGCCGCGCAGCGCCGGCACACGCTGTTCTTCCTGCGCGAGTTCCGGTCCATCTCCCCGGTGTTCCTGGACACCGAGGTCGACGCGCGGGCGCTGCTGGCGCACCGGGCGTCGGCGGCCGGGGCCGGACGCCGGTATTCGATCGCGAGCTACCTGCTGCAGGTCGGCGGGCGCGTGCTGGCCGCGCACCCGGAGGCCAACGCGGCGATGACCGGCGGCCTCTGGCCCAAGGTGGCCCGATTCCCTTCGGTGGCCGGGAAACTGGCGCTCGACCGGCGGGTCGGCGGGAAGCGCGTGGTGCTGGCCGCCGTGCTGCCCGGGCTCGAGAACGCGACCCTGGACACCATCCAGGACCAGGTGGACCACTACCGCGACGGCGATCCGGACACCATGCCGGAGTTCGCCGGGGCGCGGAAGCTGCACAGCCTGCCCGCGCTGATCGGACGGGTGGCGTACCGGAAGGTGGTCCGGCCGCTGGCCGGGCGGGCCCGCGTCCTCGGCACGTTCTCGGTGACGTCGCTGGGCCACCGCCCGGTCGACGGGTTCCACTCGGTCGGCGGCACCACCATCACCCTCGGCGTGGGGCGCATCGCCGAGCGCGCGGTGGTGGTCGACGGGGAAATCGCCGTGGTGCCGACGTTCCGGCTCAGCCTGGCGTTCGACCACCGGGTGATCGATGGAGCCGAGGCCGCCGACGTGCTCGCCGATCTCGTCGAAGGCCTTGCCCATTACGGCAATGACCAGCCCGTGCCCGCGATCGGGCGCGTGACCGAGGAGACCGCAGCCCGATGA
- a CDS encoding alpha/beta fold hydrolase, translating to MTTPTTTPTPAESRGTNDIAELRQFIGVHAANQNIEPALLDRVLAGIGNDLEGDPASWAVQWTREAQEAGARGDLPAAGAMAALARFPFVDGPARATAARVGIDAFTQWAAPTPLRDLRVESGQGALRLWTAGLSTSEPRPLVVLLGGIVAPKEQYAPVLLQLDQLGLAGVVAELPGVGENTWHYDEGSWQLFPAVLDALADRARVDRTHVVALSFSGHLALRAAAHDDRIRGVVTAGAPVREFFQALREDGGAAIPRVTRDTLGHLLGCAPGELAERTRGWELTDDELSAPAIPVRYIVSSRDEIVPPAEAEVLRAQVKDLELLTHDDVHGSPAHVAASRTWCVLSVLRLLGGYDPVVAQLETALAGL from the coding sequence ATGACGACACCGACGACGACACCGACCCCAGCCGAGAGCCGCGGCACCAACGACATCGCCGAGCTGCGCCAGTTCATCGGCGTGCACGCGGCCAACCAGAACATCGAGCCGGCCTTGCTCGACCGGGTGCTCGCCGGGATCGGCAACGACCTCGAGGGCGACCCGGCTTCCTGGGCCGTGCAGTGGACTCGCGAAGCGCAGGAAGCCGGCGCGCGCGGGGACCTTCCCGCCGCCGGGGCGATGGCCGCTCTGGCCCGGTTCCCGTTCGTCGACGGCCCGGCCCGGGCGACCGCCGCCCGGGTGGGGATCGACGCGTTCACCCAGTGGGCCGCGCCGACTCCGTTGCGGGACTTGCGGGTCGAGTCCGGGCAGGGCGCGCTCCGGCTGTGGACGGCCGGTCTGTCCACTTCGGAGCCACGGCCGCTCGTGGTGCTGCTCGGCGGGATCGTCGCGCCCAAGGAGCAGTACGCGCCGGTGCTGCTGCAGCTCGATCAGCTGGGGCTCGCCGGGGTGGTCGCGGAACTGCCCGGCGTCGGCGAGAACACCTGGCACTACGACGAGGGCAGCTGGCAGCTCTTCCCGGCCGTGCTGGACGCGCTCGCCGACCGGGCTCGGGTGGACCGGACGCACGTGGTCGCGCTGAGCTTCAGCGGCCACCTGGCGTTGCGGGCCGCCGCGCACGACGACCGGATCCGGGGCGTGGTCACCGCGGGCGCGCCGGTCCGGGAATTCTTCCAGGCACTGCGGGAAGACGGCGGTGCGGCCATTCCGCGCGTCACACGGGACACGCTCGGCCATCTCCTCGGCTGTGCTCCCGGTGAGCTGGCCGAGCGCACCCGCGGCTGGGAACTGACCGACGACGAGCTGTCCGCCCCGGCGATCCCGGTCCGCTACATCGTCAGCTCCCGGGACGAGATCGTGCCGCCCGCGGAAGCCGAAGTGCTGCGCGCACAAGTGAAAGACCTCGAACTGCTGACGCACGACGACGTGCACGGCTCGCCCGCGCACGTGGCCGCGTCGCGGACCTGGTGCGTGCTTTCGGTGCTGCGCCTGCTCGGCGGCTACGACCCCGTGGTGGCGCAGCTGGAGACGGCTCTGGCGGGGCTTTAG